Proteins encoded together in one Nitrospira sp. window:
- the rsmH gene encoding 16S rRNA (cytosine(1402)-N(4))-methyltransferase RsmH — protein MFGKEVCEWLVSHQPITILDCTVGYGGHAELLLEAGQPGTKVVGLDCDPEAIEFCRQRLSRFGDHIVLCQGNHRDLKRHLADVGISTVGGVLFDFGVSSPQLDNAARGFSFLQNGPLDMRMDQSIGPTATDVVNASSESMLADIIYQFGEERYARRIARAIVRERQSGRIETTGALATIIARAVPASYRHGRIHYATRTFQAIRIAVNQELESIASALRDATEVLSEGGRICAISFHSLEDRIVKHTFRSLSQEPHAQLSLCTKKPVVPSREECEVNPRSRSAKLRVAERQPK, from the coding sequence GTGTTTGGAAAGGAGGTCTGCGAATGGCTCGTTTCCCATCAGCCAATCACCATTTTGGATTGTACGGTGGGATACGGTGGGCATGCCGAACTGCTCTTGGAGGCTGGGCAACCCGGAACGAAGGTTGTCGGGTTAGATTGCGATCCTGAAGCGATTGAGTTCTGTCGACAGCGGTTAAGTCGATTTGGAGATCACATTGTGTTGTGCCAGGGGAATCATAGAGATTTAAAACGGCATCTCGCAGACGTGGGTATCTCGACAGTGGGGGGGGTACTCTTTGATTTTGGGGTTTCCTCTCCTCAACTCGATAATGCTGCAAGAGGCTTCAGCTTTCTACAGAATGGCCCTCTTGATATGCGTATGGATCAGTCGATCGGTCCTACTGCCACTGATGTGGTGAATGCCAGTTCAGAGTCTATGCTTGCGGACATCATTTATCAGTTTGGAGAAGAGCGGTATGCACGGCGGATTGCACGGGCCATTGTGCGCGAACGGCAGAGCGGTCGGATTGAGACAACCGGAGCGTTAGCTACAATTATCGCTCGTGCAGTACCGGCGTCCTATCGACACGGACGGATTCATTATGCGACACGGACGTTTCAGGCGATTCGCATTGCTGTGAACCAAGAGCTTGAGAGCATTGCATCTGCACTTCGAGATGCGACGGAAGTTCTATCGGAGGGGGGAAGAATTTGCGCAATCTCGTTTCATTCCCTTGAAGACCGCATCGTCAAACATACGTTTCGGTCTCTCTCGCAGGAGCCTCATGCACAACTTTCATTGTGCACGAAGAAGCCTGTCGTTCCATCCAGAGAAGAGTGTGAGGTGAACCCACGGTCACGAAGCGCCAAATTACGTGTTGCAGAGCGTCAACCGAAGTAG
- a CDS encoding TfoX/Sxy family protein encodes MQRRRSERMFGRLGFMFNGQMCCGIEKDRLMVRVLPDRYDALLKKPRACEMDCTGKSLKECLWRATRPPLNFFRHQWVRIGRCG; translated from the coding sequence ATGCAAAGACGTCGAAGCGAACGCATGTTCGGGCGCCTCGGCTTCATGTTCAATGGTCAGATGTGCTGTGGCATCGAGAAGGACCGCCTCATGGTTCGCGTCCTGCCGGATCGTTACGACGCGCTCCTCAAAAAACCGCGCGCCTGCGAGATGGATTGCACCGGCAAGTCACTCAAGGAATGTTTATGGAGGGCAACCCGCCCTCCCCTAAACTTTTTCCGACATCAGTGGGTTAGGATAGGAAGGTGTGGTTGA
- a CDS encoding PilZ domain-containing protein, with protein sequence MEFTRTYSRQHYRVPLVVQYPVMFSATDTIAEGKVMNLTVFGCTIESIDALQQGTTLRMRLILPDQAQSLPVEEAEVRWVQGNRMGIQFHRVDRAADFRLHGFVWDRMIERFQTIVQDGLSAR encoded by the coding sequence GTGGAATTCACCCGCACCTATTCACGCCAGCACTATCGCGTCCCCCTTGTCGTGCAATACCCCGTGATGTTTTCTGCGACCGACACGATTGCCGAAGGGAAAGTCATGAACCTCACGGTATTCGGCTGCACCATTGAATCCATAGATGCTCTGCAACAGGGAACCACGCTGCGGATGCGATTAATCCTCCCAGACCAGGCGCAGTCGTTACCGGTGGAGGAGGCGGAGGTTCGGTGGGTCCAGGGGAATCGTATGGGAATTCAGTTCCACAGAGTTGACCGTGCCGCAGACTTTCGGCTTCACGGCTTCGTATGGGATCGCATGATTGAGCGATTTCAGACAATCGTTCAGGATGGGCTCTCGGCTCGGTGA
- a CDS encoding carbon starvation protein A, whose translation MKVALTLLWLLLSILGALALAHVVGVVNPNEKVNGLWLVVAAACIYVLAYRFYGRWLARQVVGLNNQYVTPAVRLNDGVNFHPTNKVVLFGHHFAAIAGAGPLLGPVLAAQFGFMPGFLWLVIGAVLGGAVQDFIILVASMRRNGRSLPEIAHDELGSITGTATAVAVLFIVVVALAGLGFAVVNALYHNAWGTFTIAMTIPIGLIMGFYLQKFRAGAVAEVSILGIVLLITAVLFGRVVAQSSYAWFFEFDKPALVWLLAGYGFLASVLPGWMLLVPRGYLSTFMKLGVVFLLGFGVILMAPTIEMPRVTSFASGGGPIIPGTLFPFLFITIACGAISGFHSLVSSGTTPKMIEQESQAVVGYAAMLLESFVGVMALIAASVLIPGDYLAINTTLGADALTAMGFAPSRIAELSQMVEVDVAGRPGGAVSLAVGMASIFSALPGMSGLMAYWYQFALVFEALFILTTIDTGTRVARYLIQEMAGRVYAPFRQMNWLPGVMLSSALVVGAWAYLIGTGSISTIWPMFGAANQLLGTLALCIGTTVLIKMWKSPYLWVTALPMLFVGAITLTGSYEMFWMFLKKAGTLAAGQAFALYLDAVLVALVAVLGLIVLSDSLRQWYGYVVLKKPFTSSEVVVMAGGGSAGRIQTAIHCDDEKRFRLPHGTGCC comes from the coding sequence ATGAAAGTGGCTCTGACGTTGCTTTGGCTGTTGCTCTCCATCCTTGGCGCGTTGGCTCTGGCCCACGTGGTCGGTGTCGTCAATCCCAATGAAAAGGTAAATGGCCTCTGGCTGGTTGTGGCGGCGGCCTGCATCTATGTGCTGGCCTATCGATTCTATGGCCGCTGGTTGGCTAGGCAGGTTGTTGGACTGAACAATCAGTACGTCACGCCGGCGGTTCGGCTCAACGACGGCGTGAATTTTCACCCGACCAACAAGGTCGTGCTATTTGGCCATCACTTTGCGGCCATTGCGGGGGCTGGGCCATTGCTCGGGCCAGTACTGGCGGCACAGTTTGGATTCATGCCGGGGTTTCTCTGGCTGGTGATTGGCGCCGTGCTCGGCGGCGCGGTGCAGGACTTCATCATCCTGGTTGCTTCGATGCGACGCAACGGGCGTTCGCTGCCTGAGATTGCCCACGATGAACTTGGTTCTATCACCGGGACAGCGACAGCAGTCGCCGTGCTCTTTATTGTGGTGGTCGCGCTGGCGGGATTAGGATTTGCTGTGGTCAATGCGCTCTACCACAATGCCTGGGGGACGTTCACGATTGCGATGACGATCCCCATCGGCCTGATTATGGGCTTCTATCTTCAGAAGTTTCGCGCTGGCGCAGTGGCTGAAGTGTCGATCCTCGGTATCGTCTTACTGATCACTGCAGTACTGTTTGGTCGTGTGGTCGCACAGTCGTCTTATGCATGGTTCTTTGAGTTCGATAAACCAGCGCTGGTCTGGCTGCTGGCCGGCTACGGCTTTCTCGCCTCGGTGTTGCCGGGTTGGATGTTGCTGGTGCCTCGTGGGTATCTCTCAACCTTCATGAAGCTCGGCGTGGTCTTTCTGCTCGGGTTCGGCGTCATTCTGATGGCGCCGACGATCGAGATGCCGCGAGTTACGTCATTTGCTTCCGGTGGCGGGCCAATTATCCCCGGCACCCTCTTTCCGTTTCTCTTCATCACGATTGCTTGCGGGGCAATCTCAGGCTTTCACTCGTTGGTTTCGTCCGGAACCACGCCGAAGATGATCGAGCAGGAGTCTCAGGCGGTGGTAGGCTATGCGGCCATGTTGTTGGAAAGTTTCGTCGGTGTCATGGCGCTGATCGCAGCATCGGTATTGATTCCTGGCGACTATCTGGCGATCAATACGACGCTGGGTGCGGATGCTCTCACTGCCATGGGTTTTGCCCCGTCGCGAATTGCTGAACTGTCTCAGATGGTTGAAGTGGACGTGGCTGGACGTCCTGGCGGCGCTGTGTCCCTCGCGGTCGGTATGGCGTCGATCTTCTCGGCTTTACCTGGGATGTCGGGTCTGATGGCGTATTGGTATCAATTCGCACTGGTATTTGAAGCACTCTTCATCCTGACCACGATCGACACGGGCACGCGCGTGGCGCGGTACCTCATCCAGGAAATGGCCGGGCGAGTTTACGCCCCCTTTCGTCAGATGAACTGGCTTCCCGGTGTGATGCTTAGCAGCGCGTTGGTAGTGGGAGCCTGGGCCTATTTGATTGGAACTGGTAGCATTTCCACGATTTGGCCGATGTTCGGCGCGGCGAATCAGTTGCTGGGAACGCTGGCGCTTTGCATAGGGACGACGGTGTTGATCAAAATGTGGAAGTCGCCTTATCTCTGGGTGACGGCGCTTCCAATGCTCTTCGTCGGCGCAATTACGCTGACTGGGTCGTATGAGATGTTTTGGATGTTCCTGAAGAAAGCTGGAACATTGGCCGCTGGCCAGGCGTTTGCTCTCTATCTCGATGCGGTGTTGGTGGCGCTGGTCGCTGTGCTCGGTTTGATTGTCTTGAGCGACAGCCTGCGGCAGTGGTATGGCTATGTTGTTTTGAAGAAGCCGTTTACGTCGAGCGAAGTTGTGGTGATGGCGGGTGGAGGGTCGGCAGGGCGGATACAAACGGCGATTCATTGTGATGATGAGAAGAGGTTTAGGCTGCCGCATGGGACTGGGTGCTGTTAA
- a CDS encoding PilZ domain-containing protein: MASDSSPSQSSPRDRREFYRITSTLSIRLQAEADTSEGPFSQISVNLSAGGIGVTINTAFQASDILLCTLLLADQAPFKAYVEVLRVDPIHNPQHTFRLHGRFIRMSAQEREFLVRTILHLQREHLSKHYSA, encoded by the coding sequence ATGGCATCAGATTCGTCTCCCTCGCAATCTTCTCCGAGAGATCGCCGTGAGTTTTACCGTATCACCAGCACTCTCTCCATTCGCCTTCAGGCTGAGGCAGACACTTCCGAAGGCCCATTTTCACAGATATCTGTGAATCTCAGTGCAGGAGGAATCGGTGTGACGATTAACACAGCCTTTCAAGCGAGCGACATTCTCTTATGCACCTTGTTACTGGCTGACCAGGCACCTTTTAAAGCCTACGTGGAAGTGCTGCGGGTTGATCCCATTCACAACCCGCAACACACGTTTCGTCTTCATGGTCGTTTCATCCGGATGAGTGCACAAGAACGCGAATTCTTGGTCAGAACGATTCTCCATCTGCAACGCGAACATCTCAGCAAGCACTATTCCGCCTGA
- a CDS encoding penicillin-binding protein 2 — MAGFVPNGRQYVLLLLLLCGFGVVLFRLVTLQVWQAAELSVKADRQHRKTVSLEGARGTIVDRHGKVLAMNVEVPSAFGVPTTLDSPTKTARMLAPVLHVRSEELERKLRQERSFVWLARKLDPEQGRRLERLSIDGVGVVMEGRRFYPKGPFLSHVLGFAGMDGEGLEGIEHRYESYLRGEKRMMVLQRDALGRSVFPTDLTERSPTPGHNLALTIDEVIQYITERELEDAVTRAQAKSGTMIVLDPRTGAVLAMAVSPRFDPNVVSNLSPDRWRNKALTDAYEPGSTLKAVMAAAAIEERVVKPNTMVFGELGRMTIANTVIHDHEKLGWVSFAQVIQKSSNIGAAKIGMALGEQRLHRYLQAFGFGQKTEIDLPGEGAGLVKSLKDWGRRSVASISMGQEIGVTPIQMVSAIAALANEGVLMKPYVVSEIQSSEGQLLKRVSPQVRRRAVSPETAHAMTKVLEGVVTDGTGAKAAIPGFRVAGKTGTAQKIDPRTGSYSASRFVTSFAGYVPAENPRLAMIVVIDEPQGDAWGGTVAAPVFSRVGEQVLSYLGVGSQEPVTLAMAL; from the coding sequence GTGGCCGGTTTTGTACCAAATGGTCGGCAGTATGTCCTGTTACTCCTCTTGCTGTGCGGATTTGGAGTGGTTCTGTTCCGCCTGGTGACGCTGCAAGTCTGGCAAGCCGCTGAACTGTCAGTCAAAGCAGATCGACAACATCGGAAGACAGTCTCGCTAGAGGGAGCACGCGGTACGATAGTCGATAGGCACGGTAAGGTTTTGGCAATGAATGTCGAAGTGCCGTCTGCTTTTGGGGTTCCGACTACCTTAGATAGTCCGACGAAAACTGCTCGGATGCTTGCTCCCGTCTTACATGTTCGGAGCGAGGAGTTAGAGCGTAAGCTTCGACAGGAGCGGAGTTTTGTGTGGTTGGCTCGAAAGTTAGATCCTGAACAGGGGCGACGCCTGGAACGATTGTCCATTGACGGAGTAGGAGTTGTGATGGAGGGGCGTCGGTTTTATCCAAAGGGTCCATTTCTATCACATGTCTTGGGCTTTGCTGGAATGGATGGTGAAGGGCTGGAGGGTATTGAACATCGGTATGAATCGTACTTGCGTGGCGAAAAGCGGATGATGGTTCTCCAACGTGATGCTCTGGGGCGTTCGGTGTTCCCAACCGATCTGACGGAACGAAGTCCCACGCCTGGGCATAACCTGGCGCTCACGATTGATGAGGTTATTCAGTACATCACGGAAAGGGAGCTTGAGGATGCCGTGACTCGCGCTCAGGCAAAGTCAGGTACGATGATCGTATTGGATCCACGGACGGGAGCGGTGTTGGCCATGGCGGTCAGCCCACGCTTTGATCCAAATGTCGTTTCTAATTTGAGTCCTGATCGATGGCGAAACAAGGCTCTCACGGATGCGTATGAGCCGGGATCAACGCTAAAGGCTGTGATGGCGGCCGCCGCCATTGAAGAGCGGGTGGTGAAGCCGAATACGATGGTCTTTGGAGAACTTGGTCGTATGACCATTGCTAACACGGTAATTCATGATCATGAAAAGTTGGGCTGGGTCTCCTTTGCACAGGTCATACAGAAGTCCAGCAATATTGGTGCGGCGAAGATCGGCATGGCATTGGGAGAGCAGCGGCTTCATCGATATCTTCAGGCGTTCGGATTTGGACAGAAGACGGAGATCGATCTTCCTGGAGAAGGAGCAGGATTGGTCAAGAGTTTGAAGGATTGGGGGCGACGTTCGGTTGCCTCGATTTCAATGGGACAGGAAATAGGCGTGACGCCGATTCAGATGGTCTCCGCGATAGCGGCCTTGGCAAACGAAGGGGTATTGATGAAGCCGTACGTGGTTTCAGAGATTCAAAGCTCCGAAGGACAGCTTTTGAAGAGAGTGTCTCCCCAGGTGAGGCGACGGGCCGTTTCTCCTGAGACTGCCCATGCGATGACGAAAGTTTTAGAAGGAGTCGTCACGGACGGGACGGGAGCTAAGGCAGCCATTCCGGGGTTTCGTGTGGCGGGGAAAACGGGCACGGCCCAGAAGATTGATCCTCGAACGGGTAGTTACTCCGCTTCTCGATTTGTGACATCGTTCGCGGGGTATGTCCCTGCGGAAAACCCACGGCTGGCCATGATCGTGGTGATCGATGAACCTCAGGGCGATGCGTGGGGTGGGACGGTGGCGGCTCCCGTGTTTAGCCGTGTTGGTGA
- the ftsL gene encoding cell division protein FtsL: MKILAVLLGLCLVFVFVWERVDMVRIGYQIERLKRDKTALERQRDELRVQFSTLSASGRIARVATKELGMNLPQQGQVILVQFGPGSIQPVAVADAAPVDVRVAKHDLLARRY; this comes from the coding sequence ATGAAAATCTTGGCTGTTCTTCTTGGGCTGTGTCTGGTGTTTGTATTCGTGTGGGAGCGAGTCGATATGGTTCGGATTGGCTATCAGATCGAACGGCTCAAGCGTGATAAGACCGCCTTGGAACGGCAACGTGATGAATTGAGGGTGCAGTTTTCGACACTGAGTGCGTCCGGTCGGATCGCTCGGGTGGCGACCAAAGAGTTAGGAATGAATCTGCCTCAGCAAGGGCAGGTCATCTTAGTTCAATTCGGACCGGGTAGTATTCAGCCTGTGGCAGTTGCGGATGCTGCGCCAGTAGACGTTCGAGTCGCGAAGCATGATCTTCTGGCCAGGAGGTACTAG
- a CDS encoding YajQ family cyclic di-GMP-binding protein, with translation MADQFSFDVVSEVNMQELKNALDQATKEIKQRFDFKDSKTEITLKEKEKEKELVVVSDDDYKLKAVQEIVKAKCVKRGVSLKAFDYGTVEPALSGTVRQVAKIQSGLASDKAKEITKAIKDSKLKVQGQIQGEQVRVLSKSKDELQSAIAFLKGKDFGIDLQFTNYR, from the coding sequence GTGGCTGATCAGTTTTCATTCGATGTGGTATCGGAAGTGAATATGCAGGAGCTGAAGAATGCGCTGGATCAGGCGACGAAGGAGATTAAGCAGCGATTCGACTTCAAGGACTCAAAGACGGAGATCACGCTGAAGGAAAAGGAGAAGGAGAAGGAGCTGGTCGTCGTGTCGGATGATGACTACAAGCTCAAGGCTGTACAGGAGATCGTCAAGGCCAAGTGTGTGAAGCGAGGGGTGTCGCTGAAAGCATTTGATTACGGGACAGTTGAACCCGCCCTCAGTGGGACTGTCCGGCAAGTAGCGAAGATTCAAAGTGGTTTGGCGTCAGACAAGGCGAAAGAGATCACGAAGGCAATCAAAGACTCGAAATTGAAAGTCCAAGGGCAGATTCAAGGTGAACAGGTTCGGGTGTTGAGTAAGAGTAAGGATGAACTCCAATCGGCCATCGCCTTTTTGAAGGGCAAAGATTTTGGAATCGATTTGCAGTTTACAAACTATAGGTAA